A single window of Liolophura sinensis isolate JHLJ2023 chromosome 6, CUHK_Ljap_v2, whole genome shotgun sequence DNA harbors:
- the LOC135469123 gene encoding uncharacterized protein LOC135469123, translating to MPNPVISDSETNGPIEVQFPSKTLKYLQRPPTIVPNYGRKKHSLLPKSNISRVLLYDNVMQQQMLDVKLNSIKLEKQRAGKILDLHRKSFVLRQSHKQNVLPEMLAPPTLPKVPTRHCSESSSRSVKKWTGKQSRGFPTDSAGRRKDESQTAQKVPLRLEQNTEIQTVEKASTNEALSDSNGLNLPRIEGTQSRGITTKLIVQTNAGECEELDLVDSVQGAESGELNHGTSETNQINNNMVAQNGTKSATMSSKKSIDPRFLSLQNTLQQVDHHTEGFAELSPSFTRKYIKIPDYLISM from the coding sequence ATGCCAAACCCAGTAATAAGTGACTCGGAGACAAATGGTCCCATTGAGGTACAGTTCCCTTCTAAGACACTGAAGTACTTACAGAGACCACCAACCATAGTACCAAACTATGGTCGCAAGAAACACAGCCTTTTGCCCAAATCAAATATCTCCCGTGTGCTACTCTATGACAATGTCATGCAACAACAGATGCTGGATGTGAAGCTGAATAGCATTAAACTTGAAAAACAGCGTGCAGGCAAAATTCTCGATCTCCACCGCAAGTCCTTTGTGTTGCGACAGTCTCACAAGCAGAATGTGCTTCCCGAAATGCTGGCTCCCCCCACATTGCCTAAGGTACCAACAAGACATTGCAGTGAGTCTTCATCAAGATCTGTGAAAAAGTGGACAGGAAAACAAAGCAGGGGCTTCCCCACAGATTCTGCTGGCCGCAGAAAGGATGAGAGCCAAACAGCACAAAAGGTGCCATTAAGATTGGAGCAAAATACTGAAATCCAAACTGTGGAGAAAGCCAGCACTAATGAAGCACTCTCAGACAGCAACGGACTAAATTTGCCAAGGATTGAAGGTACACAAAGTCGAGGAATAACAACGAAGTTAATAGTCCAAACCAATGCAGGAGAATGTGAAGAACTTGATTTGGTGGACAGTGTGCAAGGCGCTGAATCAGGGGAGTTAAATCATGGAACTAGTGAAACAAATCAGATCAACAACAATATGGTGGCCCAAAATGGCACTAAATCAGCCACGATGTCTTCAAAGAAGTCCATTGACCCCAGGTTTCTCTCCTTACAGAACACTTTACAACAAGTTGATCATCATACAGAAGGTTTTGCTGAGCTCAGTCCAAGCTTTACtagaaaatatatcaaaataccTGATTATTTAATATCCATGTGA